Proteins encoded by one window of Lathyrus oleraceus cultivar Zhongwan6 chromosome 1, CAAS_Psat_ZW6_1.0, whole genome shotgun sequence:
- the LOC127088221 gene encoding uncharacterized protein LOC127088221, with product MLADEAEYWWENARKRLEVAGTEIIRKNSKTEFLEKYFPADVRNKKEIEFIELKQGNKSVADYVAKFEELSRFCSYYNGVGAKGSKCIKFKSGLRLEIKQFIKYQEFRQLSVMVNKCRIYDEDSRARSNCYQSINEKKSGN from the coding sequence ATGCTGGCAGATGAAGCGGAGTATTGGTGGGAAAATGCTCGTAAGAGGCTTGAAGTTGCAGGTACTGAGATCATTCGTAAGAATTCCAAGACCGAGTTTCTAGAGAAGTACTTTCCTGCTGATGTTCGTAACAAGAAGGAGATTGAGTTCATTGAGTTGAAACAGGGAAACAAGAGTGTTGCTGACTATGTTGCGAAGTTTGAGGAGTTGTCTAGGTTTTGCTCGTATTACAATGGGGTAGGAGCTAAGGGTTCTAAGTGTATCAAGTTTAAGAGTGGATTGCGTCTAGAGATCAAACAATTCATCAAGTATCAGGAGTTTCGTCAGCTTTCCGTGATGGTTAATAAGTGTAGAATCTATGATGAAGATAGTCGTGCTAGATCTAATTGTTATCAGAGTATTAACGAGAAGAAAAGTGGAAATTAA
- the LOC127073848 gene encoding uncharacterized protein LOC127073848, producing MNSEELERGIEEIILKEKEHGAHSQNELQFTCFTELVNEANLHFQITRFPKQIFVWIGYNSAKLGSVYAAASTRPNNVVSVTSILGGNSDNTGSGIARRLVLKTGLNIIMACNIPKNSPMVEIEAEKILIQKLISLGYTKSRLEGTSL from the exons ATGAATTCAGAAGAATTAGAGAGAGGAATTGAAGAAATTATACTGAAAGAGAAGGAGCATGGTGCACATTCACAGAACGAATTGCAGTTCACTTGCTTCACGGAACTCGTCAACGAGGCTAACCTTCATTTTCAGATCACTCGCTTTCCCAAACAG ATATTTGTGTGGATTGGTTATAACTCTGCAAAATTGGGATCGGTTTATGCAGCAGCTTCGACTCGTCCG AACAATGTGGTTTCTGTAACTTCTATACTTGGAGGGAATTCTGATAATACAGGTTCTGGCATTGCTCGTCGATTAG TGTTAAAAACTGGTCTCAATATAATCATGGCTTGCAATATTCCAAAAAATAGTCCCATGGTTGAG ATAGAAGCTGAAAAAATATTGATACAGAAACTAATTAGTCTTGGATATACCAAGTCAAGATTGGAAGGAACATCTTTGTAG